The nucleotide sequence CCCGAAGACTGCGCCTACTGCCCGCAGGCGGCTCGCTACCATACGGCGGTCAAGGTGCATAAACTGATGGCGGTAGATGAGGTGCTGACGGCCGCGCAGCGCGCTAAAGACACGGGCAGCACACGTTTCTGCATGGGGGCGGCCTGGCGGGAGGTGCGCGACAACCGCGACTTCGATAAGGTGCTGGAAATGGTACAGGGCGTCAATGAAATGGGGCTCGAAGTGTGCTGTACGCTCGGCATGCTGACCGAAAGCCAGGCGCAGAAGCTCAAGGATGCGGGCCTGTATGCCTACAATCACAATCTCGATACCAGCGAGGAGTTTTACGGCGACATTATCAGCACCCGTACCTACGACGACCGGCTGGATACCTTGGGTCACGCCCGCAAAGCCGGGATCTCGGTCTGTTCGGGTGGAATCATCGGCATGGGCGAGTCGGAGCAGGACCGGATCGGCATGCTGCACACACTGGCTACGCTGCCTCAGCATCCGGAGTCAGTGCCGGTAAACGCGCTCGTGCCGGTCGAAGGGACGCCCCTGGAAGATCAGCCGCGCGTATCGGTCTGGGAAATGCTCCGCATGATTGCCACCGCCCGAATCATTATGCCGAAGGCGATGGTGCGGCTTTCGGCCGGGCGCGTCCGGATGAATACCGAAGAGCAGGCCTTGTGCTTCCTGGCGGGGGCCAACTCGATCTTCGCCGGCGATAAACTCCTGACTACGCCAAACCCCGGCGACGACCTCGATCAGCAACTGTTCCAGACGCTGAACATCCGGCCCCGCAAGGCCTTCAAAAATCAGGATCAGCCGGCCGTTGTGTTCGAGCAGATTCCTCTGTAAACTGTAACACCGGGCGGCTCACGGGTCTGTCCGTTTATAAGCCAACCAAACTTAAAGCCCGGCTCCTGAATAACCATACCAGGAGCCGGGCTATTTTTTTATTCAGATACCCGAAAAGAGTATCTGGTCAGGCCTGTTTGCGCATCGCCCACAGACCTAAGATAGGACCGGGAAGCAGGCTGTAGAACAACCAGCCTGTAACACCAAACTGCCCCAGCAGCCAGGCCATGAGCTGAATAGACAATACCGTTAACAAAAAACCGAAGCACGTAACGAGCGTCAGAATACTCCCCCGGTTTTCAACAGCGGTGTTGCTGGCAACGAGGGTCGAAAACTGCGGAGAGTCGCCAGCGACGCTGACTCCCCAAACCAGGAGAAACAGGCCGAACAGAAAAGGCGGAGCAGCCAGCAGCAGGGGAGTCAGCGCGATACATAACCCTGATGTTAGGAGGAGATACCGGGCTACCCGCGTGCTGCCTGTCTGCATGGCCCAGTACCCGCCCCCCACGCACCCCACGGCTCCTGCCGCAATAGCCCCGAACGCCCATAAGGAATTTGTTATGGCTACGTCAGGATGCTGTTGCTGGTAGAAGCCAATCAGGGTTGGCAGAAAAGCCCAGAGCGTGTAAAGCTCCCACATATGGCCAAAATAGCCGAACATGGCCGGTCGAAACGGGGAAGGTTTCCAGATCGAAACCAGCGCCTGAAACCGAAAAATGTTACCCTGATATTGGACCGGTTTTGCCGGGACCACCAGCATCAGTAAAACCCCACCGCTAATAGCCAGCACACTGACCGATACGATCAGGGCGCGATACGGGATACTGGCGCCTAATCCCCGGATCAGGTACGGAAAGGCGGTGCCCAGTACTAAAGCGCCTACCAGAAAGCCCATCGCCCGACCTAGTCCGGATTTGAACTGGTCGGCGGCAATCTTCATACCGACGGGATAAACGCCAGCCAGAAAGAAGCCAGTCAGGAATCGGCTAACCAACAATGAGCCTGTATGTAGAGGTAACAACAGCCAGATCAGATTGACCAGCGCGGCCAGCAGAGCCGACACCAGAAAAACGTGAGTTGAGCGAAACCGGTCGGGCAAGGCAAAGAGGGCATAGCTTAAGGTTCCGGTGATGAAGCCAGCCTGCACGGATGACGTAATCCAGCCGGTTAAACCCGTGGACTTAAGTAAAGGCTGAAGTTCGGGGAGGATGGCGGTACCGGCAAACCAGAGAGAAGTGCCGGCAAATTGAGCGAATACGATAACCAGCAGTTGAACACGGGTATCCAAGGAAGCATGCATTGTCAAAGATAGGTATTCGAACGAATCCGGTGTCTCCAGCAGGTATAGTCAATAAGCCGAACAACTATACTTGGAAAATAAGTTTACGTTTTTATGAAAATATAAATAACAAAGATATTGATAAATAAAATTTTCGTGTAAATTTCGGCGTAGAACCATACGATCCCGGTAGGGTTTGTCGTTGCTTAAAAAAAACACCTATGATTTTTAGACCAATGAAAGCTCTGCTCGTCGCGGCTCTGTTGACCGGGCAACTCGCTCTGAATGCCTGCCAACCGCAGAACGAAGCCGTGCTTCCCTCAGAAACCGTAACATCCCTGAACAAGGCCACAGTATCTGACTGGACAGCCGTTGACGCTGACATCTGGGCAGCCAGTGCAAAAACGCCAAAGGCACGCGTTGCCGGCTTCATCGACAATGCCATCACCAGTGCGGTTGTTGAAGAAGGTTTGGTGGTTGCGTTTCACCGCGATCCGGCTACCGGAAACGTTCGTACGCTGCCCGCAACGATAGGCGATCAGTCGCTTTCGTTTACGTACTATGCTACCAACAATAAAGGTATTGTCAGTCTGCAGCAGGAAGCTCCTGAACCTGTTGCCGGGGAGTACCGCTGGGTCGTTGTACCGAAGGAAGTTGCTGCCACGGTGAACTGGAACGATTATAGCGCCGTAAAACAGGCGCTTAAGCTGGAGGAATAAAGTATACAGCACCATTACGCAAACGGGCGGCTCACTGAGCCGCCCGTTTGCGTAGGCAGGAAGTCAACTGGCT is from Spirosoma taeanense and encodes:
- a CDS encoding MFS transporter, with the translated sequence MHASLDTRVQLLVIVFAQFAGTSLWFAGTAILPELQPLLKSTGLTGWITSSVQAGFITGTLSYALFALPDRFRSTHVFLVSALLAALVNLIWLLLPLHTGSLLVSRFLTGFFLAGVYPVGMKIAADQFKSGLGRAMGFLVGALVLGTAFPYLIRGLGASIPYRALIVSVSVLAISGGVLLMLVVPAKPVQYQGNIFRFQALVSIWKPSPFRPAMFGYFGHMWELYTLWAFLPTLIGFYQQQHPDVAITNSLWAFGAIAAGAVGCVGGGYWAMQTGSTRVARYLLLTSGLCIALTPLLLAAPPFLFGLFLLVWGVSVAGDSPQFSTLVASNTAVENRGSILTLVTCFGFLLTVLSIQLMAWLLGQFGVTGWLFYSLLPGPILGLWAMRKQA
- the bioB gene encoding biotin synthase BioB, which codes for MLRTDWTRAEIAEIYNSPVLDLIYRAATVHRQHHDPQEVQVCTLLSVKTGGCPEDCAYCPQAARYHTAVKVHKLMAVDEVLTAAQRAKDTGSTRFCMGAAWREVRDNRDFDKVLEMVQGVNEMGLEVCCTLGMLTESQAQKLKDAGLYAYNHNLDTSEEFYGDIISTRTYDDRLDTLGHARKAGISVCSGGIIGMGESEQDRIGMLHTLATLPQHPESVPVNALVPVEGTPLEDQPRVSVWEMLRMIATARIIMPKAMVRLSAGRVRMNTEEQALCFLAGANSIFAGDKLLTTPNPGDDLDQQLFQTLNIRPRKAFKNQDQPAVVFEQIPL